The following are encoded together in the Longimicrobium sp. genome:
- a CDS encoding MarR family winged helix-turn-helix transcriptional regulator, protein MTADCLCFRARRVSRALTRMYDDALRPLGIQATQLTLLNAVTMCGGEGATMARLADILAMDGTTLSRNLRPLEKAGLMRIERLPADRRVRLALLTPAGERMVADALPLWTEAHARVVSALGADAALDLRDRFDATSAAARL, encoded by the coding sequence ATGACCGCCGACTGCCTCTGCTTCAGGGCGCGGCGAGTGTCGCGCGCGCTGACGAGGATGTACGACGACGCGCTGCGCCCCCTGGGGATCCAGGCGACGCAGCTCACCCTGCTCAACGCGGTGACGATGTGCGGCGGCGAGGGCGCGACGATGGCCCGCCTCGCCGACATCCTGGCGATGGACGGCACCACGCTCTCGCGCAACCTGCGGCCGCTGGAGAAGGCGGGGCTGATGCGCATCGAGCGGCTCCCCGCAGACCGGCGGGTGCGGCTCGCGCTGCTGACGCCGGCGGGGGAGCGCATGGTGGCGGATGCGCTCCCGCTCTGGACGGAAGCGCACGCGCGCGTCGTATCCGCGCTCGGCGCGGATGCAGCGCTCGACCTGCGCGACCGCTTCGACGCGACCTCCGCCGCCGCCCGGCTTTGA